GAGCACCGCAACTCCACCATGCTCACGAGTTCCCGTTCTTTGGCCGAGGCGATGAACAGCCTGCTGAACACAGTGTCGCATGAGTTCTTCCATGCCTGGAACGTGGAGCGCATCCGCCCGAAAACCCTGGAGCCGTTCAACTTTCAGGAAGCAAACATATCGGAGGCGCTGTGGCTGGCGGAGGGCTTTACGAGCTATTACGGCGATATGGTGATGGTCCGCAGCGGCATCTCCGACCTTCAAAAGTACGCCTCTGACCTGGCCGGTGACCTGAACTACGTGCTGCTGTTGCCGGGTAGGCAGTACCACAGCCTGATAGAGATGAGCCTGCAGGCTCCTTTCGTAGACGCCGCCCGCTCCGTAGACCCCGTAAACCGGCACAACACCTTTGTCTCGTACTACACCTACGGCAGCATGACGGGCCTGGCCGTGGACATGACGCTGCGCCAGCGCTACAGCAAGACCCTCGACGACTACATGCAGGCGCTGTGGCGCAAGTACGGCAAGCCTGAGAAACCCTATACCCTGGCCGACCTGGAAGAGACGCTGGCGGAGGTGTCGGGCGACAAGGCCTGGGCAAAAGGATTCTTCCGTAACAGCATATATGGCAGCCAGTTGCCCGATTTCACGTCGCTGCTGGCCAAGGCGGGTATGGCGCTGCGCAAGGCGAAACCCGGGGAGGCCACGCTAGGCATGGTGCCGCTGGAGTACAGCGAGGAAGGAGCTAAACTAATGTCAGGCACCTTCGTGAACTCCGGGGCCTACAAGGCCGGACTCGACAGGACAGACATCATCCTGACACTGGATGGCCGGAAAATACGCACCGAGAAAGACCTGCAGAAGGTGCTGGACAGCCATAAACCCGGCGACAGCATCCCGGTTACCTTCAGCCGCCTCGGCCAGACCCGCAGCACCACGCTGGTGCTGGACGAGGTGCCGACGCTGGAGGTGGCGCTGTACGAGAACATCGGCAAGCAGCTGACACCCGAAATGAAAAAATACCGCGAGGCCTGGCTCGGGTCCAAAGTCAGGGAAGCCGTGACAACAAACTAAGGTGCCGCGCGTTCTGAAGCGAAGTCATAAGGCTTTGAATTGAACTACTTTCCCCGTATCTTGGTACAAACCGGGACTTATATCCATTCCACGTGAAAAAAATAGCGAACATACTAGCGGCCGCCTGCCTGCTTTGGTCCAGCCACGCGGTGGCGCAGGAAATAAAGCCAAGCCTGGACGCCGCCCCAACCCCTGCCCTGACAGAGATGCCTGACCCCAGAGCATCGGTAACTGCTTCTGACGAGGCCGTGAAAGAAAAGCCATCCTGGAATGGCCCGCGCCTGAGCTACAGTCTTTCTACCGGCATGAGCTTCAGCAACGGCTTTGGCAACACGCAGTTCATCACGCCCTCGGTGCGCTACCAGGTAAGCAACCGCTTCCGGGTGAATGCCGGTCTCACCTACATGCATGTGTCGCCGTACAACGCGCCGGCCATGACGGGGGAAGGCACTACCATGATGTACCGCAACAGCGGCGGCAGCCACTATATAGCCAGCGCGGGTGTGGAGTACCTGGCCAGCGAGCGGCTCATCCTGAGCGGCAACATCTGGAAAGACTTCTCTAACCTGCCCCCTGTGCAGCAATTTGGCTACGGCGGCCTGCACAGCCCCGGCCGCATGGGTGCCGACTTACAGGCAACATATAAAATCACCGATAACCTGTCGGTGTCGGGCGGTTTGCGCTACACCAACGGGGCCTCGCCCTATGCCAGCCCGTTCTACCACCCCGGCTTCGGCCACTATCCCGGCAGCCGCTTCGGGTATTAACATCAAAACATCATCTGCAAAAAACGCTTCTCTTATGTAAAGAGAAGCGTTTTTTTATTCAGCAGTTATATATAATATATGGCGCAAGTGCCCCCGCTCGTGTCTACTACCACGCGGCCTCCGGCCGCTACCCACTATATATAAAATACAACTCATCTATAACCCGCCTCTCCCTTGCAACCCACTCCGTTATACCCTCAACCTACGCGCCTAAAAACGAAAAACAAGCAACGAGCAACGACAATACCTAACCTTGCAGGCCGTTACGGGGTTATATAAAGTGACACAAACTGAAAATGACATTGCAGCAAAAGAGCTCCATCCGCCACATCAAGAACGAGCGCCTCGAAACCATTAAAAAAGATCACCGGGGCAACAAAACCATCAACGGCCAGTTCGCCAACGGAGACGAGTTATATACCCCCGACTTCGGCAACGTGCTGCGCTGGCAGTTGAGCCGGAACCCGCAGCGCGAAGAGAAAAAGCAGGACAGCTTCGCTCCGCCGGTGCTGGAAGGCTTCGATTTTATAGCCTCAGACGAGGACATGGTGGTGTGGCTGGGGCACTGCAGCTTTTTCATCCGGCTGGCGGGCGTCACCTTCTTAACCGACCCGGTGTTTTATGATTTGCCGATGACGCCCCGCAGGGCAGGGCTGCCCTGCCCGCCAGAGCAACTGCGCCACATCAGCTTCCTGCTCCTCTCCCACGCCCACCGCGATCACCTCGACAAGAAAACCATCCGCACCGTCTTTGAAAGCAACCCGCAACTGAAGGCCCTGGTCCCGCTGCGCGCCGGGAACCTGCTGCGCAGCGTAAACCCGCACCTGCCTTACCAAGAGGCGGGCTGGTACCAGAAGTTCGACCTGGTGCCCGGCGAGGTGGAGGTATATTACATGCCCGCCGCACACTGGCACCGGCGCGGCATGCTGGACATGAACAAGGTGCTGTGGGGCAGCTTTGTGCTGAAGACCCCCTCCCTTAGCCTCTACTTTGCGGGCGACTCGGCCATGGGTCCGCACTTTGAGGAGATAGAGGAACTGCTGGGCCCGATGGATGTGTGCCTGATGCCGGTTGGGGCCTACAAACCCGCCTTCCTGATGGCCAAAAGCCACATGAACCCCCATGAGTCCGTGAAAGCCTACAACCTCCTGCGCGGGGGCACCTTCATCCCGATGCATTACGGCACTTTCGACCTGTCGGACGAGCCACCGGGGGAGCCCGTGCGCCTGCTGCGGCAGATAGCCGCCGGGGGTATGCTGCAGGGCCTGAAGCTGCCTGCCATCGGGGAGCCGGTGCTGCTGCGGGAAACGCGATAAAGCCCGTGGCTTGGTGTATACTTTTGTTATATTTGTAGAATCAACCTGCGGGCGCACTCACGAACAACAGCAACAGCTATGTCTCCAACCCTTATCATCAGCCTGATTATCGGCTATTTCTGCATCCTCATCTTCATCTCGTACCTCACCAGCAAAAACACCGATTCAGAGACCTTCTTCCTGGCAAACCGCGCCTCGCCGTGGTACGTGGTGGCCTTCGGCATGATTGGCACCTCGCTGTCGGGCGTTACGTTCGTGTCGATTCCGGGGATGGTGGCGACGGCCGAGTTCTCGTACCTGCAACTGGTGCTGGGCTACCTGCTGGGCTACTTCGTGATTGCCACGGTGCTGATGCCGATGTACTACCGCCTCAACCTCGTCTCCATATATACTTATCTGGAGCAGCGCTTCGGGTACTGGTCATATAAGACGGGGGCGGGCTTTTTCCTGCTGGCGCGCACGCTGGGGGCCGCCATCCGCCTGTTTCTGGTGGCGGGGGTGCTGCAATTGGCGGTGTTCGATGCCCTGGGCGTTCCGTTTGCCGTTTCCGTTATCATCACCATCGGGCTGATATGGGTCTATACCTTCCGGGGCGGCATGAAAACCATCATCTGGACCGACACCTTCCAGACCACCGCCATGCTCATTGCTGTCGGCATCAGCATCTGGCTGATTTCGGATGAGCTGAACCTGGGCTTTCAGGGGCTGGTGCGCACGATAGAGGCCAGCGACTACTCGCAGGTGTTTTTCTGGGATTGGCAGGACAGCCGCTATTTTCTGAAGCAGTTCTTCGCCGGGGCCTTTATCGCCATCGTGATGACGGGGCTGGACCAGGACATGATGCAGAAGAACCTGAGCTGCAAAAACATTGGCGAGGCCCAGAAAAACATGTTCTGGTTCAGCATCATCCTGGTGTTCGTGAACACCCTGTTCCTGTCGCTGGGGGCGCTGCTCTATATATACGCCAACACAAAGGGCATCGAGCTGCCGGCCAAAGGCGATGACGTGTTCCCCTTCCTGGCACTAGGCTACTTCCCGCAGATCGTGGGCATCGCCTTCATCCTCGGCATCATCGCCATCACCTACGCCTCCGCCGACTCTGCCCTCACCGCCCTCACCACCTCCTTCTGCGTCGACTTCCTCAACTTCAGGGAGCGGAGCGAGCACGAGCGGGTGCGCCTGCGCTATATCGTACACGTGGGCTTCTCGGTGCTGATGGTGCTGGTGATTCTGGCGTTTAATGTCCTGAACAGCGAGAACGTGGTGACGGCCGTGTTTACGGTGGCCGGCTACACCTACGGGCCGCTCCTGGGCCTCTACACCTTCGGGCTATATACCAAACGCGCCGTGCGCGACAGGTTCGTGCCGCTTATATGTGTGGTGGCCCCGCTCCTGACCTACATCATCAGCTACAACTCCGTGGAGTGGCTCTGGGGCTACGAGTTCGGCTTCGAGGTGCTCATCCTGAACGGCTTCCTCACCTTCGCTGGCCTGATGGCGGTGTCGTCGGGGAAAGTGGGTGAGCTGGAACTGGCACAGAAATAGCTATATAACATCAACAAAAAATTGTTATCCTACACATCCCATATTGCATGAAAAAAATAATTGCAGTCATTGCATTCGCTCTTTCTACAGGAGCTGCTTATAGCCAGAGCGCCCAGCAGGTGCCGCAGGACTGGCACCTGCTCGACCCTGCGTCGGACGGCGTTTACGGTATAGGCATTGAGCAAGCCTACCAGGAGTTGCTTCAGAACAAGCAGCCGGACACCGTGCTGGTGGCGGTGATTGACTCCGGTATCGACACCCTGCATGAAGACCTGGTGTCTGTTCTGTGGACGAACCGCCTTGAGGCCGCAGGCGGCGGTGCCGACCCGGATAAAAACGGCTATGCCGGCGACATCCACGGGTGGAATTTTCTGGGGGCGGACGACCCCGGCAAAAACGTGACGGAAGACTCTTACGAGAGCCAGCGGATCTACTTCAACTACAAGGACAAGTTTGCGGGGGTGACTTCCGCAGATCAGGTGAAAAGGAAAGACCGCGACCTGTACCAGGTATGGCTCAGGAGCAGGGCCGCCGCCACAGAGGCGTCGGAGGCGGGCAAGGAAGTAGAGATGTTGTACAGCCTGCTGGAGGTGCTGCCGCGCGTAGACGCTTTCTTTGCAGACCTGCTCCAGAAAGACACCTACACGGCGCTGGACCTGGACTCGCTCAAAGCCGATGACCCCAGGGTTGAGCAGGGGAAAACCATATATGGGATGGTGTTTGAGCGGGTGAAGCCGGGCGTCACCAACCAACAGCTTCCGGTGCTGCTGCAGCAGTATGCCGACAGCCTGAAGGCAAACCTGGCTCCCCCTACCACACCGCCCACCGACTACCGCGGCCTGATTGTGGAAGATGACTACTGCAACTTCCGGGATCGCTACTACGGCAACAGCAACATCATGGCCGGAGACGCCTCGCATGGCACGCATGTGGCTGGCATCATCGGCGCTGACAGAACCAACGACCTGGGCATCAAAGGGGTGGCCGGTCCGGTAAAGATTATGATGATCAGGGCAGTGCCTGACGGCGATGAGCATGACAAGGACATAGCCCTGGCTGTCCGGTATGCGGTAGACAATGGCGCCAAGATCATCAACATGAGTTTCGGAAAAGCTTTCTCCCCCCGCCGCGAGTGGGTGGAAGATGCCATCAAGTATGCCGAAAAGCACGACGTGCTGATCGTGAAGTCTGCAGGCAACGACAGCAAGAACGTGGATGTGGAGCCCGCTTTTCCCAGCCCTGTTTACGAAAAAAGCAACGAGCGGGCCGCTAACGTGATTGTGGTGGGAGCCAGCGGCCCCACC
This window of the Pontibacter russatus genome carries:
- a CDS encoding S8 family serine peptidase, with translation MKKIIAVIAFALSTGAAYSQSAQQVPQDWHLLDPASDGVYGIGIEQAYQELLQNKQPDTVLVAVIDSGIDTLHEDLVSVLWTNRLEAAGGGADPDKNGYAGDIHGWNFLGADDPGKNVTEDSYESQRIYFNYKDKFAGVTSADQVKRKDRDLYQVWLRSRAAATEASEAGKEVEMLYSLLEVLPRVDAFFADLLQKDTYTALDLDSLKADDPRVEQGKTIYGMVFERVKPGVTNQQLPVLLQQYADSLKANLAPPTTPPTDYRGLIVEDDYCNFRDRYYGNSNIMAGDASHGTHVAGIIGADRTNDLGIKGVAGPVKIMMIRAVPDGDEHDKDIALAVRYAVDNGAKIINMSFGKAFSPRREWVEDAIKYAEKHDVLIVKSAGNDSKNVDVEPAFPSPVYEKSNERAANVIVVGASGPTRNTLVAPFSNYGKNLVDVFAPGVGVYSTVPGDKKYAAFSGTSMASPVVTGLAAVIKAYYPHLSATQIKSVIESSVTKIDEPVMTPGTGEPVSMSELSRTGGIVNAYEAIKKAGTTLQ
- a CDS encoding sodium:solute symporter, whose translation is MSPTLIISLIIGYFCILIFISYLTSKNTDSETFFLANRASPWYVVAFGMIGTSLSGVTFVSIPGMVATAEFSYLQLVLGYLLGYFVIATVLMPMYYRLNLVSIYTYLEQRFGYWSYKTGAGFFLLARTLGAAIRLFLVAGVLQLAVFDALGVPFAVSVIITIGLIWVYTFRGGMKTIIWTDTFQTTAMLIAVGISIWLISDELNLGFQGLVRTIEASDYSQVFFWDWQDSRYFLKQFFAGAFIAIVMTGLDQDMMQKNLSCKNIGEAQKNMFWFSIILVFVNTLFLSLGALLYIYANTKGIELPAKGDDVFPFLALGYFPQIVGIAFILGIIAITYASADSALTALTTSFCVDFLNFRERSEHERVRLRYIVHVGFSVLMVLVILAFNVLNSENVVTAVFTVAGYTYGPLLGLYTFGLYTKRAVRDRFVPLICVVAPLLTYIISYNSVEWLWGYEFGFEVLILNGFLTFAGLMAVSSGKVGELELAQK
- a CDS encoding MBL fold metallo-hydrolase; the protein is MTLQQKSSIRHIKNERLETIKKDHRGNKTINGQFANGDELYTPDFGNVLRWQLSRNPQREEKKQDSFAPPVLEGFDFIASDEDMVVWLGHCSFFIRLAGVTFLTDPVFYDLPMTPRRAGLPCPPEQLRHISFLLLSHAHRDHLDKKTIRTVFESNPQLKALVPLRAGNLLRSVNPHLPYQEAGWYQKFDLVPGEVEVYYMPAAHWHRRGMLDMNKVLWGSFVLKTPSLSLYFAGDSAMGPHFEEIEELLGPMDVCLMPVGAYKPAFLMAKSHMNPHESVKAYNLLRGGTFIPMHYGTFDLSDEPPGEPVRLLRQIAAGGMLQGLKLPAIGEPVLLRETR
- a CDS encoding M61 family metallopeptidase yields the protein MNPKLYSLLALVLALLVQPVLAQQKVTYSLSFPNAVHHEAEVQVTFSDIKSDTLRVLMPRSSPGRYAIHEFAKNVYNVRATDAQGKPLRIFRPGTSEWDVLGHNGTVTVNYTLFADHADGTYAGVDETHAHLNMPATLLYAKGFEQAPAYVSFHIPQGKNWKVATQLRQEKGNTFFAPNFQYLMDSPTELSDFDFAEWTVEENGKTKTLQVALHHPGTPEQFADYVAKTKKIVAEQRAIYGQLPAYDFGRYTFIGCYMPQAVGDGMEHRNSTMLTSSRSLAEAMNSLLNTVSHEFFHAWNVERIRPKTLEPFNFQEANISEALWLAEGFTSYYGDMVMVRSGISDLQKYASDLAGDLNYVLLLPGRQYHSLIEMSLQAPFVDAARSVDPVNRHNTFVSYYTYGSMTGLAVDMTLRQRYSKTLDDYMQALWRKYGKPEKPYTLADLEETLAEVSGDKAWAKGFFRNSIYGSQLPDFTSLLAKAGMALRKAKPGEATLGMVPLEYSEEGAKLMSGTFVNSGAYKAGLDRTDIILTLDGRKIRTEKDLQKVLDSHKPGDSIPVTFSRLGQTRSTTLVLDEVPTLEVALYENIGKQLTPEMKKYREAWLGSKVREAVTTN